A genomic segment from Canis lupus dingo isolate Sandy chromosome 23, ASM325472v2, whole genome shotgun sequence encodes:
- the VIPR1 gene encoding vasoactive intestinal polypeptide receptor 1 isoform X1, whose translation MIEEQHKKCLEEAQLENNTAGCSKMWDNLTCWPATPPGQVVVLACPLIFNFFSPIRGRNVSRSCTNEGWTHLEPGPYPFACGLDDKTSDVDQQQQSMFYSSVKTGYTIGYSLSLATLLVATSILSLFRKLHCTRNYIHMHLFISFILRAASVFIKDLTLFNSEELDYCTKGSVSCKAAMVFFQYCVMANFFWLLVEGLYLHTLLAVSFFSERKYFWGYILIGWGVPSTFTMVWTIIMIRFEDYGCWDTINSSLWWIIKAPILTSILVNFILFIRIIRILVQKLRSPNVGKSDSSPYSRLAKSTLLLIPLFGVHYIMFAFFPSNFKAEVKMVFELIVGSFQGFVVAILYCFLNGEVQAELRRKWRRWHLQGILGSDAKYQHPSGGSNGATCSTQVSMLTRVSPGARRSSSFQAEVSLV comes from the exons GCTGTAGCAAGATGTGGGACAACCTCACCTGCTGGCCAGCCACCCCTCCAGGCCAGGTGGTCGTCTTGGCCTGCCCCCTTATCTTTAACTTCTTTTCACCAATTCGAG GCCGCAACGTGAGCCGGAGCTGCACCAACGAGGGCTGGACGCACTTGGAGCCTGGCCCCTACCCCTTTGCCTGTGGCCTGGATGACAAGACATCAGATGTGGACCAG CAGCAGCAGTCAATGTTCTACAGCTCTGTGAAGACCGGCTACACCATCGGCTACAGCCTGTCCCTCGCCACCCTTCTGGTTGCCACGTCCATCTTGAGCCTGTTCAG GAAGCTCCACTGCACGCGGAATTACATCCACATGCACCTCTTCATATCCTTCATCCTGAGGGCCGCCTCTGTCTTCATCAAAGACTTGACCCTCTTCAACAGCGAGGAGCTGGACTATTGCACGAAGGGCTCG GTGAGCTGTAAGGCAGCCATGGTCTTTTTCCAGTACTGTGTGATGGCCAACTTCTTCTGGCTGCTGGTGGAGGGCCTCTACCTGCACACACTGCTTGCCGTCTCCTTCTTCTCTGAGCGGAAGTACTTCTGGGGGTACATACTCATCGGCTGGG GGGTGCCCAGCACATTCACCATGGTGTGGACCATCATCATGATCCGTTTTGAAGATTATGG ATGCTGGGACACCATCAACTCCTCATTGTGGTGGATCATAAAGGCCCCCATCCTCACCTCCATCTTG GTGAACTTTATCCTATTTATTCGCATCATCCGAATCCTAGTTCAGAAACTTCGGTCCCCAAATGTTGGGAAGAGTGACAGCAGCCCATACTC gaGGCTGGCCAAGTCCACCCTTCTGCTGATCCCCCTGTTTGGAGTACACTACATCATGTTCGCCTTCTTTCCCAGCAACTTTAAAGCTGAGGTGAAAATGGTCTTTGAGCTCATCGTGGGGTCTTTCCAG GGTTTTGTGGTGGCCATCCTCTACTGCTTCCTCAATGGCGAG GTGCAGGCCGAGCTGCGGCGGAAGTGGCGGCGCTGGCACCTGCAGGGCATCCTGGGCTCCGACGCCAAGTACCAGCACCCCTCGGGAGGCAGCAACGGGGCCACGTGCAGCACGCAGGTGTCCATGCTGACCCGCGTCAGCCCCGGCGCGCGCCGCTCCTCCAGCTTCCAGGCCGAGGTCTCCCTGGTCTGA
- the VIPR1 gene encoding vasoactive intestinal polypeptide receptor 1 isoform X2, with product MIEEQHKKCLEEAQLENNTAGCSKMWDNLTCWPATPPGQVVVLACPLIFNFFSPIRGRNVSRSCTNEGWTHLEPGPYPFACGLDDKTSDVDQQQQSMFYSSVKTGYTIGYSLSLATLLVATSILSLFRKLHCTRNYIHMHLFISFILRAASVFIKDLTLFNSEELDYCTKGSYCVMANFFWLLVEGLYLHTLLAVSFFSERKYFWGYILIGWGVPSTFTMVWTIIMIRFEDYGCWDTINSSLWWIIKAPILTSILVNFILFIRIIRILVQKLRSPNVGKSDSSPYSRLAKSTLLLIPLFGVHYIMFAFFPSNFKAEVKMVFELIVGSFQGFVVAILYCFLNGEVQAELRRKWRRWHLQGILGSDAKYQHPSGGSNGATCSTQVSMLTRVSPGARRSSSFQAEVSLV from the exons GCTGTAGCAAGATGTGGGACAACCTCACCTGCTGGCCAGCCACCCCTCCAGGCCAGGTGGTCGTCTTGGCCTGCCCCCTTATCTTTAACTTCTTTTCACCAATTCGAG GCCGCAACGTGAGCCGGAGCTGCACCAACGAGGGCTGGACGCACTTGGAGCCTGGCCCCTACCCCTTTGCCTGTGGCCTGGATGACAAGACATCAGATGTGGACCAG CAGCAGCAGTCAATGTTCTACAGCTCTGTGAAGACCGGCTACACCATCGGCTACAGCCTGTCCCTCGCCACCCTTCTGGTTGCCACGTCCATCTTGAGCCTGTTCAG GAAGCTCCACTGCACGCGGAATTACATCCACATGCACCTCTTCATATCCTTCATCCTGAGGGCCGCCTCTGTCTTCATCAAAGACTTGACCCTCTTCAACAGCGAGGAGCTGGACTATTGCACGAAGGGCTCG TACTGTGTGATGGCCAACTTCTTCTGGCTGCTGGTGGAGGGCCTCTACCTGCACACACTGCTTGCCGTCTCCTTCTTCTCTGAGCGGAAGTACTTCTGGGGGTACATACTCATCGGCTGGG GGGTGCCCAGCACATTCACCATGGTGTGGACCATCATCATGATCCGTTTTGAAGATTATGG ATGCTGGGACACCATCAACTCCTCATTGTGGTGGATCATAAAGGCCCCCATCCTCACCTCCATCTTG GTGAACTTTATCCTATTTATTCGCATCATCCGAATCCTAGTTCAGAAACTTCGGTCCCCAAATGTTGGGAAGAGTGACAGCAGCCCATACTC gaGGCTGGCCAAGTCCACCCTTCTGCTGATCCCCCTGTTTGGAGTACACTACATCATGTTCGCCTTCTTTCCCAGCAACTTTAAAGCTGAGGTGAAAATGGTCTTTGAGCTCATCGTGGGGTCTTTCCAG GGTTTTGTGGTGGCCATCCTCTACTGCTTCCTCAATGGCGAG GTGCAGGCCGAGCTGCGGCGGAAGTGGCGGCGCTGGCACCTGCAGGGCATCCTGGGCTCCGACGCCAAGTACCAGCACCCCTCGGGAGGCAGCAACGGGGCCACGTGCAGCACGCAGGTGTCCATGCTGACCCGCGTCAGCCCCGGCGCGCGCCGCTCCTCCAGCTTCCAGGCCGAGGTCTCCCTGGTCTGA